The following nucleotide sequence is from Synergistaceae bacterium.
GCCCGATCCCCTCCGCAAAGGTCGCGTCCTTCAGCGGGGGAGCCGAAGGGCCGGTCTCCTCGCCGGGGAAGGGGAAACTCTCGCGGCGCTGTTCTCCGTCGAGGTTGGCCGCCCGCAGGTACGCGGAAAAACGGCAGTGGTTGTCCCGACGGCAGGTCAGGAAAGTGGATTGGTTCATCTGGCCCCTGCCGCCGGTGTAGCCGGTTACCAGTCCGCGCTGGAACTCTTCACAGTACCAAAGGCCGATTTCGCCGGCCCCCGCCCTGTTCCAGAGGTCGGCCATGGGGCAGGTGCGCACCTCCCAGAGACAGACCTCTTCGGAGTCCGCCAGAACCTCCTCGTACATACGGGGATCGGTCCGATACTCCAACCCCACGCCGTAAAGGCTGCGGAGGTTGGTCTTCACGCCGGCGGCGACGTGTTTCTTCCGGAGGGAGCTTCCCATATCCCGCCCCATGCGGCGTATCGCCTCCCGCACGGTTCCGGCCGCGGAACGTCCGCAGCATTCGGCGAGGCTCCCCGCCAGGTGCAGATAAAGCAAAGACAGGCAGTCCTGCTGGTTTTGATCCTTGATTTCCGTGATATTGTACATTGTGGCGGCCTCCGATTTCAGGCGTCCCGCAAAAAGCAGGACACAAGGTGTCCGGGCGTGATTTCCTTAAGCTCCGGCTCGGCGCTGCGGCATTTTTCGACGACTGAGGGACATCGGCCGGCGAAGCGGCAGGCGGCGGGCGGGTCGATGGGAGAAGTGATCTCGCCCTTCATGATGATGCGTTTCCTGCGGTCGCGCAGGCTTGGAACCGGAATCGCCGAGAGGAGCGCCTCGGTGTAGGGATGGAGAGGATTCGTGAAAAGCTCCTCGGAGGACGCCTTTTCGATGATCCGGCCCAGGTACATGACCGCGATTTCGTCGGAAAAATGGTACACCACCGACAGATCGTGGGTGATGAACAAATAAGTCAGGTTCATTTGTTTTCGTATGGTTTTCATCAGGTTCAGAATTTGAGCCTGAATCGAAACGTCAAGGGCGGAGACGGGTTCGTCGCAGACGATAAACTTCGGCGTGAGGGCGAGGGCTCGGGCGATTCCCACCCTCTGCCGCCGCCCGCCGTCCAGTTCGTGAGGATAGGCGCTGGTCAGCCGCCGGGAGAGCCCCACCACGTTCATGAGCTCCTGCACCTTCTCCGAGAGGGCCCGGCCCCGCAGCACTCCGTTGACCGTGAGAGGCTCGGCGATGATCTGCGCGACGCTCATCCGCGGGTCGAGGGAAGAAAAGGGATCCTGAAAAATGATCTGGAGGTCCCGGCGTTTTTTCCGCATTTCGTCCAGGGAAAGGGTGAGGATATTCTGTCCCTCGAAGAGCACTTCGCCGTCGGTGGGCTCCGTCAGGCGCAGCAGAGCCCGTCCAGTGGTGGACTTTCCGCAGCCCGACTCCCCAACGAGCCCCAGAGTTCCGCCGCGCCGAATCTCGAAGGAGACGTCGTCCACGGCGTGAAGTTTCCCTCTGGGGGTGTCGAAATATTTTTTTAAATGGCGGACCTGCAGCAGGCTTTCCGCATCGTTCTCCGGTTTCACGCCGGACATCGTCGCGTCATCGGCCATGGGATAACAGCAGCCTTTCTGAAATAGTGTTTTCGTCGTACAGGTGACAGGCCGCGAAGTGCTCCTCCGTCCTGTATACCGGCCCGGGCTTTTCCGTTTTGCAGATTTCGAGAGCATAGTCGCACCTCGGGCGGAAGACGCAGCCTTTGGGCAGCCGGCTGGGGTCGGGCATGTCGCCCCGAATGGGCTTCAGCATCTCCGACCGGTTTTTCAGGTTGGGCAGGGAGTTGAAAAGCCCCTCGGTGTAGGGATGCCGGCAGTTTTCAAAAATGTCCTCCAGCGTTCCGTACTCCACGACGCGGCCTCCGTAGATCACCGCCACGGCGTCGCAGATGTCGGCCACGATCCCCAGGTCGTGGGTGATCATCAGCATGGAGGTGTCGTTGCGCGCCCGCAGATCCTTCATGAGCTCCAGCACCTGAGCCTGGATCGTCACGTCCAGCGCCGTTGTGGGCTCGTCCGCGATCAAAAGCTGCGGAGTGCAGGCCAGAGCGATGGCGATCACGACACGCTGCTTCATCCCGCCGGAGAACTGGTGGGGAAACTCCGAGCCGCGTTCCGGCGCGATTCCCACCCGTTCCAGCATGAAGCGGGCCTTTTCGACGGCCGCGTGCGTGTCAGTTTTTTCGTGGAACGAGATCACCTCGGCGATTTGACGCTCCACCGACATGACCGGATTCAGCGACGTCATGGGATCCTGAAAGATCATGGAAATTCTGGAGCCCCGAATGGACTGCATCTCTTTGTCCGAGAGCTTCGTAAGGTCCAGACCGTCGAAAACGATCCGGCCTGAGACGAGGACCCCCGGCGGGCTGGGCACGAGCTGCAGAATCGAGAGCCCCGTGGTGGTTTTGCCCGCGCCGGTCTCCCCCACCAGCCCCAAGGTCTGCCCCTTCCGAATCGAAAAATTCACCCCGTTCAGGGCGCGCACCGTTTCTCCGGGAGTCCGGTACTCCACGGTCAGACCTTCCACGTCCAAAATGACCGGGGCCGCGGTTTTGCGTTCAGGCACCGTTCTCGTCTCCCTTCATTTCAGCCGGGGATCCAGCGTGTCCCGCAGTCCGTCGCCCAGCAGGTTCAGGGCGAGGATCGTGATCATGATGGCCAGCCCGGGGAAAAACGTGAGATAGCTGGAATCGCGGATGTAGGTTCTGCCCGACGAGAGCAGGCTCCCCCACTCCGGGTAAGGCTGCTGAACGCCCAGCCCCAGAAAGCTCAGGGCCGCGATGGAGGTGATGGTTGCGGCTATGCGCAGCGTGGTCTGCACGATGATCGGCGCAAGACAGTTGGGCAGAACGTGCCTCATGATGATGTGGAAGTCCTTCGCTCCCGTCGCCCGGGCCGCCTCGATGAACTCGATGTCCCTCACCGTCAGCACGGCGCCCCGAACCACACGGGCGAAGGACGGGATGAGCGAAATCGAGAGCGCGATCGTCAGGTTGATCGTTTTGGGCCCCAGCGCGGCGACGATGACCATCGCGAAGAGGATCATGGGCATCGCCAGAAGGATGTCCATGATGCGCATGATGATGTGGTCCATGCGCCCGCCGTAGTAGCCGGATGCCGCTCCGGTGGCGCCTCCGCAGATGAGCCCCAGCAGCACCGCCAGAAAACTGATGGACAGGGAAATCCGCGTTCCATAAACGACACGCGCCAACAGGTCCCGGCCAAACTCGTCGGTTCCCAGGGGATGCGCGGCCGACGGCCACTGAAGCCGGTTTTTGATGTTCTGCTGAACGACGTCCGTCTGGTAATCGTAAAAACAGGGGCCGAACAGGGCGACCAGAACCAGAAGCGTCAAAATGACGAGCCCCAGAACCGACGCCCTGTTCCTGAAAAAACGTCCCCAAAATTCCGCCAGCGGACCGGGCCGCCGGATCGGTTCGTCCTCAGACTCCTCCAGTTCCGGAGAGAGGTTTTCGTTCAATTCCATCGTCTTCATCCTTTTCCTCAATGGTACATCGAACGGATGCGGGGATCCACAAAACCGTACAGCAGATCCACAGCCAGGTTGACGACCGAGATTGAGACGGTGAAGACGACGATGCAACCCAGCACCATCGGCGTGTCACGTCCCGCGATCGCCTGAACCATGAGCCGCCCCACGCCGGGCCAGGCGAAAACGGTCTCCGCCAGCACCGCGCCCCCCAGCAGGTTGCCCACCTGAAGTCCGATCACCGTTATCGTTGGGATCAGAGCGTTTTTGAAGGCGTGATCCCGAATGACCCTCGACCAGGGCAATCCCTTGCTCCGGGCGGTGCGGATGTAGTCCTGCCGAATCGTCTCCAGCATGGAAGATCGGGTCGTGCGGGCCGTCAGAGCCATATTCATCACCCCGAGGGCGACGGCCGGCAGGACGATGCTGTTCCACTTCGACGCGCCGGCCACGGGGAACCAGCCCAGTTTAAGGGAAAAAACGAGGATCAGCAGCAGCGCCAGCCAGAACATCGGGATAGAAACCCCCACCAGCGCAGCGATCATACTGATGTTGTCCACGAGGGTGTTCTGACGGACCGCCGCCACGATCCCCAGAGGAATCGCCAGTATAATTGAAAAAATCATGGAAACCAGGGCCAGCCGGATCGTGTGGGGAAATCGGGAGAGAATTTCCTGAGCCACCGGTTCCTTTGTTCGGTAGGAGAGCCCGAAGTTTCCCCGCGCCAGGTTCCCCATATACTTTACGTACTGCACCAGCAGGGGTTTGTCGAGCCCCAGCTCCGCCCGCAGCGCGGCCACCTGCTCCGGCGTCGCCATGTCTCCCAGCAGCATGCGCGTCGGATCCCCCGGGGCGACGTTCAGAATCATAAACACGATGAACGTCACCCCAAGGAGCACCGGCAGCAGAGAGACGACGCGTTTTGTGACGTACC
It contains:
- a CDS encoding L-2-amino-thiazoline-4-carboxylic acid hydrolase gives rise to the protein MYNITEIKDQNQQDCLSLLYLHLAGSLAECCGRSAAGTVREAIRRMGRDMGSSLRKKHVAAGVKTNLRSLYGVGLEYRTDPRMYEEVLADSEEVCLWEVRTCPMADLWNRAGAGEIGLWYCEEFQRGLVTGYTGGRGQMNQSTFLTCRRDNHCRFSAYLRAANLDGEQRRESFPFPGEETGPSAPPLKDATFAEGIGLQFIKMYGCLLEAARERHGDEGVCAVALGLRRLAGEVTPLMKLHAAHTREVCDEAFLRLNFPIAPDVSQDPRWLDCVDPDAPRLMQINLLNALKTELLRR
- a CDS encoding ABC transporter ATP-binding protein produces the protein MADDATMSGVKPENDAESLLQVRHLKKYFDTPRGKLHAVDDVSFEIRRGGTLGLVGESGCGKSTTGRALLRLTEPTDGEVLFEGQNILTLSLDEMRKKRRDLQIIFQDPFSSLDPRMSVAQIIAEPLTVNGVLRGRALSEKVQELMNVVGLSRRLTSAYPHELDGGRRQRVGIARALALTPKFIVCDEPVSALDVSIQAQILNLMKTIRKQMNLTYLFITHDLSVVYHFSDEIAVMYLGRIIEKASSEELFTNPLHPYTEALLSAIPVPSLRDRRKRIIMKGEITSPIDPPAACRFAGRCPSVVEKCRSAEPELKEITPGHLVSCFLRDA
- a CDS encoding ABC transporter permease; protein product: MFRYVTKRVVSLLPVLLGVTFIVFMILNVAPGDPTRMLLGDMATPEQVAALRAELGLDKPLLVQYVKYMGNLARGNFGLSYRTKEPVAQEILSRFPHTIRLALVSMIFSIILAIPLGIVAAVRQNTLVDNISMIAALVGVSIPMFWLALLLILVFSLKLGWFPVAGASKWNSIVLPAVALGVMNMALTARTTRSSMLETIRQDYIRTARSKGLPWSRVIRDHAFKNALIPTITVIGLQVGNLLGGAVLAETVFAWPGVGRLMVQAIAGRDTPMVLGCIVVFTVSISVVNLAVDLLYGFVDPRIRSMYH
- a CDS encoding ABC transporter permease; this encodes MELNENLSPELEESEDEPIRRPGPLAEFWGRFFRNRASVLGLVILTLLVLVALFGPCFYDYQTDVVQQNIKNRLQWPSAAHPLGTDEFGRDLLARVVYGTRISLSISFLAVLLGLICGGATGAASGYYGGRMDHIIMRIMDILLAMPMILFAMVIVAALGPKTINLTIALSISLIPSFARVVRGAVLTVRDIEFIEAARATGAKDFHIIMRHVLPNCLAPIIVQTTLRIAATITSIAALSFLGLGVQQPYPEWGSLLSSGRTYIRDSSYLTFFPGLAIMITILALNLLGDGLRDTLDPRLK
- a CDS encoding ABC transporter ATP-binding protein — its product is MPERKTAAPVILDVEGLTVEYRTPGETVRALNGVNFSIRKGQTLGLVGETGAGKTTTGLSILQLVPSPPGVLVSGRIVFDGLDLTKLSDKEMQSIRGSRISMIFQDPMTSLNPVMSVERQIAEVISFHEKTDTHAAVEKARFMLERVGIAPERGSEFPHQFSGGMKQRVVIAIALACTPQLLIADEPTTALDVTIQAQVLELMKDLRARNDTSMLMITHDLGIVADICDAVAVIYGGRVVEYGTLEDIFENCRHPYTEGLFNSLPNLKNRSEMLKPIRGDMPDPSRLPKGCVFRPRCDYALEICKTEKPGPVYRTEEHFAACHLYDENTISERLLLSHGR